In Haladaptatus cibarius D43, the sequence GAGCGGAACCGTCGTCGGACTCGCGGGAACGGCCCGAAACATCGCGGAGCGAAAACGACGCGAAAACGAACGCAAGCAGTACGAAACCCTGTTCGAGACGATAAACGACGGCGTGTTCGTCCTCGATGCAGACCTCCGATACACCGCCGTCAACGACGCATTCGCGGCGATGGCCGGGTACGACCGAGACCAGTTGCTCGGCCTGCATGCCTCGGTGCTGAGCACCGAGGAAGATTTCAAGCGAGGCGAACAGTTGGCGGTCGAAATCACGAGCGGCAAGCAAGACGTTGCGGCGTTGGACTCCGAACTCGTCAGAAAAGACGGGGCACTGCTCCCAGTCGAAACGCGGTTTGCCCTTCTCCAAGCCGACGATGCCGAAACCGTCGTCGGCGTCGTCCGCGACGTGAGCAAGCGAAAGCGCCGCGAGCGAACGCTCCGCAAGCACCGTGACGAACTGGAGACACTGAACCACATCAACGTCGTCATCCGCGAACTCGTCTGGGCACTCGTTTCGGCAGCGACACGCGAAGAAGTCGAACGAACAGTGTGCGACTATCTCGCCGACTCGGATCTCTATCGGTTCGCGTGGATTGGCGAACGAGACAGAGATACCGGCGGTGTCGCCGTCAGAACGGAAGCCGGGATCGACGACGGTGCGCGGGAACTGTTCGAAGCGGCGAATAGCAAAAACGACTGGGAACGCCCGGCCAGCGAAGTCCTCCACACCGGGGAGTTAACCGTCATCAACGACATCGAATCCGACGAGCGATTTCCGGCGTCGGTACGGCGAACCATCACCGATAGCGCGGTTCGCTCCGGAATCGCGCTCCCCCTCTCGCACGGCCAGACGGTTTACGGCGTCCTCGCCGTCTACGCCACCCGAACCGACGCCTTCAGCGAGCGCGAGGCAGTCGGATTCGAAGCCCTCGGTGAACTCGTGGGGTTCGTCATCGACGCCGTAGAAAGCAAACGATTGCTCTTCGCGGACAGGGTGGTCGAACTGGAGTTCCGCGTCACCGACGAACGGTCATTTTTCGTCTCCCTGTCGAAGGAGTTCGGTGCCACCTGCGCCCTTGAAGAGATAGTTCCGGGAGAGGCCGGGACGCTTCTCGAATACGGTCGCATCGAGGGTATACCGACGGACGACGTACTCGAACGCGGTGAGGAGTCCAACCATATCGAGCGGATTCGAGCCATCGACGAGACGTTGTTCGAGATGACGGTAGTCGGAGCATCGCCGGTGCTGACGCTGACGGAACTGGGCGGATCGGTGACGGAGGCGGTCGTGGAGGACGGTGCGGCGCGAATCGTCGCCGAACTGCCCGCAGACGTGGACGTTCGGAACGTCGTCGAAACGTTCAAAGGCATGTTTCCGTCGTCCGAACTGATGGGAAAGCGCGAACGAGAGCGACCCACAGAGACCGTGGACGAACTCGTGGCCGACCTCGAAGGCGACCTCACCGAGCGTCAACTGGCCGCACTTCGGGCGGCCTACATGGCCGGATATTTCGACTGGCCGCGTGCCAGCACCGCCGAGGACGTCGCCGACGCGCTCGGCATCTCGTCGCCAACGCTCCACCAACATCTACGAAAAGCGGAATCGAAGGTGTTCAGTTCGTTTTTCGCGGAATGATTACCACGGGGCGAAATTCGGGTCAACTTCTCGGCTCGTGCGGTCGATATCGTCGATTTTCGTCACGTCCTCGTCGTCCAGTTCGAGGTCGAGTGCGGCGAAGTTGTCCTCGATGTGGTCTTCGCCGGTCGCCTTCGGAATGGCGACGACGTTCTCTTTCTGCATCACCCACGCGAGGCTGACCTGTGCTTCGCTGACGCCGTGTTTTTCGGCGATGTCGTTCAGCTCCGGCACGTCGAACACCTCGCCGCGGGCGAGCGGCGAGTAGGCCACGAGTTGAATGTCGTTTTCGACCGCGTAATCGTGGAGTTCGTCCTGCTGAAGCAGCGGATGCATCTCGACTTGATTGGCGAAGAGAGGTGCGTCGAGGATTTCCTGCGCCTCGGCCAGATGTTCTGGTTCGAAGTTGCTCACGCCGACGTGTTCGATTTTGCCTTCGTCGTACAGTTGGTCGAAGGCCGCGAGGGTTTCTTCTGCGTCGTACTCGCGGGCGGGCCAGTGGACGTAGAGCAGATCTACGTACTCCGTCCCGAGTTTGTCGAGGCTGGTTTGGGTCGTTTCCAGTACATCGTCGTGTTCTAAGTTGTCAATCCAGACCTTGGTGGCGAGGAAGAAGTCCTCGCGGGAGACGGACGATTCTTCGATTCCTTCGCCGACGTACTCCTCGTTGCTGTAGGCCTGTGCCGTGTCGATATGCTCGTAGCCGAGGTCGAGGGCGTATTTCACACTGTGTGCGCAGTCCTCGCCGTCGGTGTTCTGCCACGTTCCGAGTCCGAGTTTCGGAATGCCGTCGCTATCATCGTATGACATCGTATTCACAGCAAGGGCGAGCAATAGGAAAGCGGTTGTGGCGGCGGAAATTCCGGCGGGATTCGAAACCAGTAGTGTGGAGTGGAATTTGTGGAATCAGGAGGCATTGTCAATCGAATTGGTGTAGGCTTGGAGATAGCAAGTTACGACTCCAATCAGACCGCCACCGCCCACACCCTCCCCAACCGATTCCTTCACCCACTGTCGCTCGTTTCAGTCATCCACCATCAGAGGCAAACTCTGATGAGCCATTCGCTCGCTCCGGAAGAGCACAGCTCTTCCGTGCTCTCGTTCGCTCCTCCGTCACTCACGAGAACTCCTCCGTCGCTCACGAAGACCTCGCGCGATTTTAGTGCGGAACCTCGGACGTGGAGTCCTCGGTTCTGCACCAGCACGCGCCACATCGCTTGACTACCCAGTCGCAAGGTAGCGTCAGCGCGAATCGCACGAGGGCCGAACGCCAGTGAGGCGTGAGTGCAAGCCCGCGCTGGCGGGGGGGTCTGGGGAGACTGCGGTGGCGGGCCTTGGCGGATGAAGGGCGAAGGAGAGAACGACGAGCGGAGCGAGGAGTGAGCGACTGAGGGCTTCGTTTGGAGTCAGCAACTTCGGTCCCCACTACAGGCTGTGAATCGATTCAAATCAACACCACACATTCCCCGAGCAAATTACGACCACAAAACCCACCAAAGTCACCCAAAAATCCACGACGAAAACATCCCTTTCGCAGTACTTAACCCGGTACCGACAGACACCTCGTGTATGCGAATCGCACTTTTGGGCGGGACTGGCGACATCGGACAGGGACTCGCGCTCCGCTGGGCGTTCGACACCGACCACGAGGTCGTC encodes:
- a CDS encoding bacterio-opsin activator domain-containing protein; this encodes MTKREPKRPRNQKFDAFESDLCDALSDVFYAIDSEFRLRRWNDRLSERTGYSDDELAEMSPLALVPEDERPVLEKATRKVLEQGVTQTVESHLLTEDGQRIPHEFNGSPITDESGTVVGLAGTARNIAERKRRENERKQYETLFETINDGVFVLDADLRYTAVNDAFAAMAGYDRDQLLGLHASVLSTEEDFKRGEQLAVEITSGKQDVAALDSELVRKDGALLPVETRFALLQADDAETVVGVVRDVSKRKRRERTLRKHRDELETLNHINVVIRELVWALVSAATREEVERTVCDYLADSDLYRFAWIGERDRDTGGVAVRTEAGIDDGARELFEAANSKNDWERPASEVLHTGELTVINDIESDERFPASVRRTITDSAVRSGIALPLSHGQTVYGVLAVYATRTDAFSEREAVGFEALGELVGFVIDAVESKRLLFADRVVELEFRVTDERSFFVSLSKEFGATCALEEIVPGEAGTLLEYGRIEGIPTDDVLERGEESNHIERIRAIDETLFEMTVVGASPVLTLTELGGSVTEAVVEDGAARIVAELPADVDVRNVVETFKGMFPSSELMGKRERERPTETVDELVADLEGDLTERQLAALRAAYMAGYFDWPRASTAEDVADALGISSPTLHQHLRKAESKVFSSFFAE
- a CDS encoding aldo/keto reductase — protein: MSYDDSDGIPKLGLGTWQNTDGEDCAHSVKYALDLGYEHIDTAQAYSNEEYVGEGIEESSVSREDFFLATKVWIDNLEHDDVLETTQTSLDKLGTEYVDLLYVHWPAREYDAEETLAAFDQLYDEGKIEHVGVSNFEPEHLAEAQEILDAPLFANQVEMHPLLQQDELHDYAVENDIQLVAYSPLARGEVFDVPELNDIAEKHGVSEAQVSLAWVMQKENVVAIPKATGEDHIEDNFAALDLELDDEDVTKIDDIDRTSREVDPNFAPW